TCCCCATCGAGAAGCCATTCGACGGTATCGATGGAGGTCTGAGGTGCCTCGACAGTTCCGGTATATGATGACTGTTCGCCGACTGTAGGTGTCGTATCTCCGGAGATGGAGACATCGAGCGCCGGTTCGCGCCCGACAGTGACGTACATCGTGTCCGTATCGGTGTTACCACGGTCGTCAGTAACGGTTACTTCGACAGCGTACTCTCCCGTCTGTTCCGGAACGAATTCGGTCCGATCACAGTCAGAACATACTGGTGTCGAGGTCGCTCCGTCAGGTGTTTCGATCACCCACCTGTACTCCTCGATCTCTCCTGCAGGCGACCAGGACCCGGCCCCATCAAGAAAGACTGTCTGTCCGACGTCGGCTTCTTGGTCAAGTCCTGCCTCCGCGAATGGGTCGACATTGTCGCCCGAATTCCCGGCGGCAACATGACCGACTCCACCGCACGCAATCCCGAGCATACAGAGGACAACGACTCCGAGGTATGTATATTTCATTTATTCTTGCAGGATTTAATTCCTGCATAGAATAAAAAGGTGTGGAAGACACTGAACAGTCGTGAGTACAGAGGAAAAGCGAGGTGCCGACAGCTAGTCAGTTCTCACCGGGGAGATCCTGAAACGCGCCAACAAAATCGTTGTGATCGGAAAGGTCGGCGACTGTTTCGTCAACGCTCCCCCGGAGTTCATCGACCTGTTCACAGAGTTCGGTATATTCCTCGCTTGCTTCGAGTTCACGATCCGATTTTTCCGTTTCGAGCAGGGACTTTTTCGAGACAAGTGAGTAGTACCGCTGGATATCAGCCTCGTAGCTCGATCGAGTCTGGACCCGATCGACAACATCGATCAGCTCATCTTTGGAGACTGGCTTGACGAGATAGTCATCGAAGCCCATTTCGATAATATCGAAGTCGGGATCGACAGCAGTTACCATGACGACACGACAATCGAATCCTCGGTCACGTATCTCGTCAAGGACCTCGTCACCGGAGAGACCCGGCATCCGGCGATCGAGGAGTACGATCTTGACCGAGTCTTGCATCTTTTCCAGAGCGTTCTCGCCGTCATACGCCGTTTCGACGTTCCAGTCGGGTTTGAGCCAGGCTGCAAAGAGATCGGCGAGTCGTGATTCGTCGTCTACGACGAGGATGTCAACAGGTTGGTCGGGCATAGTCAATTTTGGTTAGGGGTACGTTCGGTGTTCGTGCACAGTATGGGAATGGCGGTAATGGGTGATAAATGCCGTGGCTGTATGTAGGCTATATTTTATATAAATAAATATATTACTCTTCCGCTTCGGCGTCAGTCCCCACATCGAGGAACCGCTCCACACCATC
The DNA window shown above is from Natranaeroarchaeum aerophilus and carries:
- a CDS encoding HalX domain-containing protein, with the protein product MPDQPVDILVVDDESRLADLFAAWLKPDWNVETAYDGENALEKMQDSVKIVLLDRRMPGLSGDEVLDEIRDRGFDCRVVMVTAVDPDFDIIEMGFDDYLVKPVSKDELIDVVDRVQTRSSYEADIQRYYSLVSKKSLLETEKSDRELEASEEYTELCEQVDELRGSVDETVADLSDHNDFVGAFQDLPGEN